The Dehalobacter sp. 12DCB1 DNA segment GCAGTGTTTGCCTTGATGATGGTTCCCGGCGGATATCTTCAAGACCGGTACGGCCCCCGCTGGATTGCTGCCCTTGGCGGAATCATGGCAGGCAGTGGCTTAATCCTGAGCAGCTTTACGCACTCACTGACCATGCTGATCGTTACTTTCGGTTTAATTGCCGGGATGGGGATCGGGCTCGGATACTCGGCTGCGACACCTGCCGCAGTCAAATGGTTTCCCCCAGAAAAAAAAGGTCTGATCTCGGGTGTGGTTGTTGCCGGTTTTGGTTTAGCTTCTCTTTATATCGCACCATTAACCAATGCTTTGCTGAGAAGGTTTGACATAGAGAACACCTTCCGTATTGAAGGGATCCTATTCTTACTAATTATTGTTTTACTTGCCCAGCTGCTGACTGTTCCTTCCACTCTAAGCGGCCAATCTCGAAGTAGCACAGCTTCCCCTTCAGCTTCTACTGCCCCGACAGGAGGCCTGAACTGGCGGCAAATGCTTATAAGACGGGAATTCTATCTGCTTTGGGTGATGTATGCGGCAGGCGCCAGCGCCGGGCTGATGATCATCAGCCAGCTTTCTTCAATTGCCAAGACGCAGGCCGGCATTTCCTGGGGGTACGCGATGGTCGCTTTACTGGCCGTTTTCAATGCCTCCGGCAGGGTTATTGCCGGTTGGCTTTCCGATAAAATAGGGCGTTCCTGGTCGATGCGTATTTTCTTTTTGATACAGGCGCTCAACATGCTTGCTTTCAGCACTTACAATACTCCGGTATTAATTGCGTTAGGTGCAGCCATTGCAGGATTAGGCTACGGTTCTTTGCTTTCACTCTTCCCATCAGCAACCTATGACTATTTTGGTACAAAACATGCCGGAGTAAATTATGGTTTTGTCTTTACTGCCTGGGGTGTCGGCGGCGTCTTTGGCCCCCTGATGGCAGCTCAAATCGCGGATGCGATGAAAAGCTATTCACTTGCGTTTACCATTTCGTGTATCCTATGTTTGTTAGCAGTCTTTTTGACTTTCTTTTTGAAAAGGCCGAAAAGACTTGGACAATAAAATGAATCAGCTTAACTGACTTTCTATAAGCCAGTCGAGCCGAATCCGCCTTCCCCCCTGAGCGTGTCACCCAGATCTTCAACCTCTGTAAAAATGGCCCGGCAGACGGGCATAAACGCAATCTGGGCAATGCGGTCACCATTGCTGACGACAACGTCTTCTTTTCCAAGATTAATCATCAGCACTTTGATTTCACCCCGGAAGTCGGAATCAATGACACCGACTCCGTTGCTTAAAGCAAGACCTTTTTTATCTGCCAGGCCGCTGCGGGCGAACACAAAAGCTGCCACCTGCGGGCCTGGCAGTTCTATGGCTATTCCGGTAGGAACACGGACCCTTTCCCCTGGCCTCACAACCATGTCCTGGTCCAGAGAAGCAAATAGGTCTGCGCCTGCGGCTCCTGCCGTTGCATAAAAAGGTACATTGGATCTGTCCGCATCTCCGTCCGAAATCTTCTTTATCTTGACTCGAATCCTCTCTTCCAGCATCGTTCTCTTCTTCCTCCGCATTTTTTCTTTGCCTTTATGGCATCATGTTTCTGCAAAAGCTTCCTCAATAATCCTGTCAAAATCTGTATTATAATCC contains these protein-coding regions:
- a CDS encoding OFA family MFS transporter; this translates as MNRAKQGWTVTLAGTGINLALGVLYTWSVFAAALIEQFHWTKTAASVPYMVACAVFALMMVPGGYLQDRYGPRWIAALGGIMAGSGLILSSFTHSLTMLIVTFGLIAGMGIGLGYSAATPAAVKWFPPEKKGLISGVVVAGFGLASLYIAPLTNALLRRFDIENTFRIEGILFLLIIVLLAQLLTVPSTLSGQSRSSTASPSASTAPTGGLNWRQMLIRREFYLLWVMYAAGASAGLMIISQLSSIAKTQAGISWGYAMVALLAVFNASGRVIAGWLSDKIGRSWSMRIFFLIQALNMLAFSTYNTPVLIALGAAIAGLGYGSLLSLFPSATYDYFGTKHAGVNYGFVFTAWGVGGVFGPLMAAQIADAMKSYSLAFTISCILCLLAVFLTFFLKRPKRLGQ
- the dut gene encoding dUTP diphosphatase; translation: MLEERIRVKIKKISDGDADRSNVPFYATAGAAGADLFASLDQDMVVRPGERVRVPTGIAIELPGPQVAAFVFARSGLADKKGLALSNGVGVIDSDFRGEIKVLMINLGKEDVVVSNGDRIAQIAFMPVCRAIFTEVEDLGDTLRGEGGFGSTGL